From the Primulina tabacum isolate GXHZ01 chromosome 15, ASM2559414v2, whole genome shotgun sequence genome, one window contains:
- the LOC142526088 gene encoding triacylglycerol lipase 2-like encodes MTKTTATIILLCFFNFLVADGRNILSLKNTPTVDSAYGICKSMVDTQHYSCQEHTVTTKDGYILSIIRIGMSAGINEGKTPVLLQHGILSDAMTWISDSPDESLGFILADNGLDVWLANVRGTNYSRGHISLSPDDSAYWDWSWDELAAYDLPAMVQYVYGQTGQKLHYVGHSLGTLMAFGAFSRGEVVSMVRSAALLCPIAYLGQMPSPLARAAADLFIAEALYWLGLKEFAPGGGPASKLVHDICSNSGIDCSKLDDVITGPNCCLNSSKSYLDDQQPTSTKNMVHLAQMIRQGNIAMYDYGSEDANNKHYGQPTPPEYNMTQIPNDMPLLLSYGGKDLISDVKDVQTLIDELGDRDPSNLALVYREKYSHLDFVHAINAKQVVYNPIMDFFNLH; translated from the exons ATATACTTTCTTTGAAGAATACTCCCACCGTCGATTCTGCATATGGAATTTGTAAATCAATGGTGGATACACAACATTATAGCTGCCAGGAGCATACG GTTACAACAAAGGATGGCTATATTCTAAGCATAATAAGAATAGGGATGTCTGCTGGTATCAATGAAGGGAAAACCCCGGTTCTTCTTCAACATGGAATCCTGAGT GATGCAATGACATGGATTTCGGATTCTCCGGATGAATCTTTGGGATTCATTTTGGCAGACAATGGTTTGGATGTTTGGCTAGCGAATGTTCGGGGAACCAATTATAGTCGAGGTCACATCTCACTTAGCCCCGATGATTCG gCTTACTGGGATTGGTCATGGGATGAATTAGCTGCGTATGATCTTCCAGCTATGGTTCAATATGTCTATGGCCAAACGGGACAGAAGTTGCACTATGTTGGCCACTCCTTG GGTACTTTAATGGCCTTTGGAGCATTTTCGAGAGGAGAAGTGGTGAGTATGGTGAGGTCGGCTGCCTTGTTATGTCCCATTGCTTATTTGGGTCAGATGCCTTCTCCTCTAGCAAGAGCTGCTGCTGATTTATTTATAGCCGAA GCTCTCTACTGGTTGGGGCTCAAAGAATTTGCTCCGGGAGG GGGTCCTGCTTCCAAACTTGTGCATGATATCTGCAGTAATTCAGGGATAGATTGCTCCAAATTAGACGATGTTATTACAG GGCCCAACTGCTGTCTGAACTCTTCGAAATCATATCTAGATGACCAACAACCAACGTCTACAAAGAACATGGTTCATCTTGCCCAAA TGATCAGACAAGGGAACATAGCAATGTATGACTATGGCAGTGAAGATGCAAACAATAAACATTACGGTCAGCCGACTCCTCCGGAATACAACATGACCCAAATTCCGAATGACATGCCCCTTCTCCTTAGTTACGGAGGCAAAGATTTGATTTCCGACGTCAAAGATGTGCAGACTTTGATAGACGAACTCGGGGATCGCGACCCTAGTAATCTTGCATTGGTATACAGAGAAAAGTATTCTCACTTGGACTTTGTTCATGCTATAAATGCCAAGCAAGTTGTGTACAACCCTATCATGGACTTCTTCAACCTACATTAG
- the LOC142527974 gene encoding inositol diphosphatase DSP1-like: protein MGFVAEEENRRATEVAAAVERPQPFSGRNGYENGDEVLLTPPLNFAMVDYGIFRSGFPDTTNFSFLQSLKLRSIIYLCPEPYPQPNIEFLKLHGIQLFQFGIEGSKEPFVNIPEDKVREALKVAIDVKNHPVLIHCKRGKHRTGCLVGCMRKLQRWCLTSVFDEYQRFAAAKSRVLDQRFMELFDASTFKHSAMPPIS, encoded by the exons ATGGGTTTCGTGGCAGAAGAAGAAAACCGAAGAGCCACGGAAGTGGCGGCGGCGGTTGAGCGGCCGCAGCCGTTTTCCGGGCGCAATGGCTATGAAAACGGCGATGAAGTGCTGTTAACTCCGCCGCTAAACTTTGCGATGGTTGACTACGGTATTTTCCGGTCGGGTTTCCCGGACACGACCAACTTCTCCTTTCTTCAATCCCTCAAGCTCCGCTCCATTAT ATATTTGTGCCCGGAGCCGTACCCTCAGCCCAATATCGAGTTTCTCAAGTTACATGGGATCCAGTTATTTCAGTTTGGAATCGAGGGGAGCAAA GAACCCTTTGTGAATATACCCGAGGATAAAGTTCGTGAAGCGCTAAAAGTCGCCATAG ATGTCAAAAATCATCCTGTGCTGATCCATTGCAAACGAGGAAAG CACCGAACCGGTTGTCTTGTAGGATGCATGAGAAAATTGCAAAGATGGTGTCTGACTTCAGTATTTGATGAGTACCAACGATTTGCTGCAGCCAAATCACGAGTTTTGGATCAGAGGTTTATGGAATTATTCGACGCATCGACCTTCAAGCACTCAGCCATGCCTCCAATTTCTTGA